One window of Thermus islandicus DSM 21543 genomic DNA carries:
- a CDS encoding carbohydrate ABC transporter permease has translation MGKSTGLLLALPGLLLLAGVVGLPLLYALYLSLTDYTFLKPSMAFQGLRRYLDALQDPYFRHALALTGIYVGLTVGLTLAFGLLLAVLLHQRLPFRGFHYFAVSLPMLIAPVGVGLIWKMILHPELGILAYLFGGRDFLGDARYALLTLALVDVWQQASFAALVLLAGLRSLPKEPLEAAHVDGATPWQAFWRVTFPLLLPVLGVLLILQVVAEARTYDLVYVLTRGGPGTATDLVSFYIYRKAFLGLDLSGAAAMGYLLLVATLSLTALYYRGLTRA, from the coding sequence ATGGGAAAGAGTACAGGCCTCCTCCTCGCCCTTCCAGGGCTTTTACTCCTGGCAGGAGTGGTGGGCCTGCCTTTGCTCTACGCCCTCTACCTCTCCCTCACCGACTACACCTTCCTCAAGCCCAGCATGGCCTTCCAGGGCCTTAGGCGCTACCTGGATGCCCTCCAGGACCCTTACTTCCGCCACGCCCTCGCCCTCACCGGCATCTACGTGGGCCTCACCGTGGGGCTCACCCTGGCCTTCGGGCTTCTCCTCGCCGTCCTCCTCCACCAGCGCCTCCCTTTTCGGGGGTTTCACTACTTCGCCGTGAGCCTCCCCATGCTTATCGCCCCGGTGGGGGTGGGGCTTATCTGGAAGATGATCCTCCACCCGGAGCTGGGCATCCTGGCCTATCTCTTCGGGGGACGGGACTTCCTGGGGGACGCCCGCTACGCCCTCCTCACCTTGGCCCTGGTGGACGTGTGGCAGCAGGCCTCCTTCGCCGCCTTAGTGCTCCTCGCGGGTCTGAGAAGTCTCCCCAAAGAGCCCCTGGAGGCGGCTCACGTGGATGGGGCCACGCCCTGGCAGGCCTTCTGGCGGGTAACCTTCCCCTTGCTTTTGCCCGTCCTAGGCGTGCTCCTCATCTTGCAGGTGGTGGCGGAGGCCCGCACTTACGACTTGGTCTACGTCCTCACCCGCGGGGGACCTGGTACTGCCACCGACCTGGTGAGCTTTTACATCTACCGCAAGGCCTTCTTGGGGCTGGATCTTTCAGGAGCAGCCGCCATGGGGTATCTGCTCCTCGTGGCCACGTTATCGCTGAC
- a CDS encoding extracellular solute-binding protein — translation MRRVLALFAAVLGVALAQGVVLRALMEDVPETRIIEELLPQFERETGIRVEFEKVQYSAMHDKLVAQLLAPQSAYDFLEVDFLWAGEFPAAGWLEPLEPYVKKSGFDLSVYYPSMLDLVGYYRGTLYMIPMYNYAMGLIYRKDLLSRKDLQERYQALLKRPLALPKTLQEYVDLSLFMAKNVGVAGAAMQGQRGDPNFMEFSNYLFAMGGDYVDKNWRVTLNSPQGEKALALYVRNLREAAQKGALNANLDDTFRVMCQGGAFSMITYWWMLPQLDNPKQCPKVAGKVALSPMPGGAGVNGGWGWAIPKNSANKEAAWRFISWVESQPIVKERALKGHAPTRKDAFQDPEVLRKYPYYEEAKRIIAGAKKVPIFAYTAEMEDVVGREISLAASGQKPVKQALQDAAKGLEALLKKAGLMR, via the coding sequence ATGAGGCGGGTTTTGGCTCTGTTCGCGGCGGTCTTGGGGGTGGCCTTGGCCCAGGGGGTGGTCCTCCGGGCCTTAATGGAGGACGTGCCCGAAACCCGGATCATAGAGGAACTTCTGCCCCAGTTTGAGAGGGAGACGGGGATCCGGGTGGAGTTTGAGAAGGTGCAGTACTCGGCCATGCACGACAAGCTGGTGGCCCAACTCCTTGCCCCCCAAAGCGCCTACGACTTCCTAGAGGTGGACTTCCTCTGGGCGGGCGAGTTCCCGGCAGCGGGATGGCTTGAGCCTCTGGAACCCTATGTGAAGAAGAGTGGGTTTGATCTTTCAGTCTACTACCCCTCCATGCTGGACCTGGTGGGTTATTACCGGGGCACCCTTTACATGATCCCCATGTACAACTACGCCATGGGCCTTATCTACAGAAAGGACCTTCTTTCCAGGAAGGACCTCCAGGAGAGGTACCAGGCCCTCCTTAAAAGGCCCCTGGCCCTTCCCAAGACCCTCCAGGAGTACGTGGACCTTTCCCTATTCATGGCTAAAAACGTTGGGGTGGCCGGGGCCGCCATGCAGGGACAGCGGGGAGACCCCAACTTCATGGAGTTCTCCAACTACCTCTTCGCCATGGGTGGGGATTATGTGGACAAGAACTGGCGGGTGACCCTGAATTCTCCCCAAGGAGAAAAGGCCCTCGCCCTCTACGTCCGCAACCTTAGGGAAGCCGCCCAGAAGGGAGCGCTCAACGCCAACCTTGACGACACCTTTCGGGTCATGTGCCAGGGGGGTGCCTTCAGCATGATCACCTACTGGTGGATGCTCCCCCAGCTGGACAACCCCAAACAGTGCCCCAAGGTAGCGGGTAAGGTAGCCTTGAGCCCTATGCCGGGCGGGGCCGGGGTGAACGGGGGCTGGGGCTGGGCGATCCCCAAAAACAGCGCCAACAAGGAGGCGGCCTGGCGGTTCATCAGCTGGGTGGAGTCCCAACCCATCGTGAAGGAACGGGCCCTTAAGGGTCACGCCCCTACCCGCAAAGATGCCTTCCAAGACCCCGAGGTGCTCAGGAAGTATCCCTATTACGAGGAGGCAAAGCGCATCATCGCCGGAGCTAAGAAGGTGCCTATCTTCGCCTATACCGCAGAGATGGAGGACGTGGTGGGACGGGAGATAAGCCTAGCAGCCTCGGGCCAGAAGCCTGTGAAGCAGGCCCTCCAGGATGCGGCCAAGGGCCTCGAGGCCCTCCTTAAGAAAGCGGGGCTCATGAGGTAA
- a CDS encoding carbohydrate ABC transporter permease, producing MASALLFAFSLAFLLPLLWTLRSALLPEGLAYALPPVLGPLTLENFRQVLEGPLGRGFRNSLVVASLVVLLGLPLAAGLGYALARYRLGGHPLRFAVLATQMLPPIVLALPLFALLRTLGLSGSLMALVLSHLAFALPFMAWLLMGFFQSFPREVEEAAHVDGATPLTTFFHVVLPLSVPGLFASGVMGFLFSWNEFLFSLLLSGRETQTIPVALSALVTQRGVLFAQVAAGVVLSVVPVALLARTVDRYLVEGLTLGAVK from the coding sequence TTGGCGAGCGCCCTGCTCTTTGCCTTCTCCCTGGCCTTCCTCCTCCCCCTCCTCTGGACCCTGCGAAGCGCCCTCCTCCCCGAGGGGCTCGCCTATGCCCTCCCCCCGGTCCTCGGCCCCCTCACCCTGGAGAACTTCCGCCAGGTGCTGGAGGGCCCCCTGGGGAGAGGGTTCCGTAACAGTCTCGTGGTGGCCTCCTTGGTGGTGCTACTGGGGCTCCCGTTGGCTGCAGGTCTCGGTTACGCCCTCGCCCGTTACCGCCTAGGGGGTCATCCCTTGCGCTTCGCCGTCCTAGCCACTCAAATGCTCCCGCCCATCGTCTTGGCCCTCCCCCTCTTTGCCCTGCTTCGCACCCTTGGTCTCTCAGGCTCCTTGATGGCCTTGGTACTCTCCCACCTGGCCTTCGCCCTGCCCTTTATGGCCTGGCTCCTCATGGGATTCTTTCAGAGCTTTCCCAGAGAAGTGGAGGAGGCGGCTCACGTGGATGGGGCCACGCCGCTCACTACCTTCTTCCACGTGGTTTTGCCCCTCTCGGTCCCGGGCCTCTTCGCTTCCGGGGTCATGGGCTTCCTCTTTTCCTGGAACGAATTCCTTTTTTCTCTCCTCCTCTCTGGGCGCGAAACCCAAACCATCCCTGTGGCCCTCTCGGCCCTCGTTACCCAAAGGGGTGTCCTCTTCGCGCAGGTGGCGGCAGGGGTGGTCCTTTCAGTGGTTCCTGTGGCCCTTCTCGCCCGCACGGTGGACCGGTACCTGGTGGAAGGCCTCACCTTGGGGGCGGTGAAGTGA
- a CDS encoding SDR family NAD(P)-dependent oxidoreductase produces MPNALVTGAGRGIGRAIAERLTRDGFKVWVTDLDTEAAREVGEALGAPYLQVDVADRSSLEAARERVYQEDGRLDVLVANAGVSTMNRFLDLTEEEWDFNFRVNAKGTFLTLQTFARAMVAQDLMPGRELRGKIIATASMAARQAAPLLAHYSASKFAVLGLVQAAAKELAPYKITVNAVNPGFVRTSMQEREVLWEARLRGLNPEEVRQEYIRQTPLGRLETPEDVAKAVAFLAGPDSDFITGEALEVNGGAWIF; encoded by the coding sequence ATGCCTAACGCTCTGGTTACAGGAGCAGGAAGAGGGATCGGCAGAGCCATCGCCGAAAGGCTTACCCGGGACGGGTTCAAGGTCTGGGTCACGGACCTAGACACTGAGGCGGCCCGGGAGGTTGGGGAAGCTCTGGGCGCGCCCTACCTCCAGGTGGACGTGGCGGACCGGTCCAGCCTCGAGGCTGCCCGGGAGCGGGTCTATCAGGAAGACGGTCGTCTGGACGTCCTGGTGGCTAACGCCGGCGTGTCCACGATGAACCGCTTTTTGGACCTCACGGAGGAGGAATGGGACTTCAACTTCCGGGTCAACGCCAAGGGAACCTTTCTCACCCTCCAGACCTTCGCCCGGGCCATGGTAGCCCAGGACCTCATGCCAGGACGGGAACTTAGGGGCAAGATCATCGCCACCGCCTCCATGGCCGCAAGGCAAGCCGCCCCTCTTCTCGCCCACTACTCTGCCAGCAAGTTCGCCGTTTTGGGCTTGGTGCAGGCAGCGGCCAAGGAGCTCGCCCCTTACAAGATAACGGTGAACGCGGTCAATCCGGGATTTGTGCGGACCTCTATGCAGGAGCGGGAGGTCCTTTGGGAAGCAAGGTTGAGGGGACTAAACCCGGAGGAAGTACGCCAGGAGTATATCCGCCAGACCCCCCTGGGCCGTCTGGAAACCCCAGAGGACGTAGCCAAGGCGGTGGCCTTCCTGGCAGGACCGGACTCGGACTTCATCACCGGAGAGGCCTTGGAGGTGAACGGTGGCGCCTGGATCTTCTAG
- a CDS encoding FGGY-family carbohydrate kinase → MVLGVDVGTTAVKVLLLNGEARPLRAAERPHPLLTPHPGFAEEDPGTWWHGVVEGIREVLQGFDPAGVKALGVSGMVPAVVLHDAKGRPLAPAPLQNDARAVAEIRELRERFGDEWLFARTGSIWNQQVVAPKLLWFRRHRPEIWRKVSWVSGSYEHVAFRLTGARYQEANWALESGLFDPVGRRWLEDILEAVEASPNLFGPVRNPLEVVGEVVREAAEATGLPKGLPVIAGSADHIAAALAAGLLSPGEAVLKLGGAGDFLYAVDRFAPVPELFIDFHDVPGLFVLNGCMATTGSLLRWFRDGFQRGASFAELDREAEGVPPGGEGLLVLPYFLGEKTPVHDPEARGTVVGLTLAHTPAHLWRALLEGVGYAYRHHVEVLQARGHRVERYLVLDGGARSPLWRKILASVLEAPLVYLAGGERGSAYGVAFLAGVAVGLWGFADLRREVAGITEPEAEWTFSYRRFYPLYRELYQRLKDFYPKLGGSYA, encoded by the coding sequence GTGGTCCTGGGCGTGGATGTGGGCACTACCGCGGTAAAGGTCCTCCTGCTGAACGGAGAGGCCCGCCCTCTTCGGGCAGCGGAGCGCCCCCATCCCCTCCTCACCCCTCATCCCGGCTTTGCGGAGGAAGACCCCGGCACCTGGTGGCACGGGGTGGTGGAGGGGATCCGGGAGGTCCTCCAGGGGTTTGACCCCGCAGGGGTGAAGGCCCTCGGGGTCTCGGGCATGGTGCCAGCGGTGGTCCTTCACGATGCAAAGGGCCGTCCCTTAGCCCCTGCACCCCTGCAGAACGACGCCCGGGCAGTAGCGGAGATCCGCGAGCTAAGGGAGCGCTTCGGAGACGAGTGGCTTTTTGCCCGGACCGGTTCCATATGGAACCAACAGGTGGTAGCTCCCAAGCTCCTCTGGTTCCGCCGCCACAGGCCTGAGATCTGGAGAAAGGTCAGCTGGGTCTCGGGCTCCTATGAGCACGTGGCCTTCCGCCTTACGGGGGCTCGCTACCAGGAAGCCAACTGGGCCCTGGAGTCGGGGCTTTTTGATCCCGTGGGCCGACGCTGGCTTGAGGACATCCTAGAGGCCGTGGAGGCCTCACCGAACCTTTTTGGACCGGTCCGCAATCCCCTAGAGGTGGTCGGGGAGGTGGTGCGGGAGGCGGCCGAGGCCACCGGCCTCCCCAAGGGCCTTCCGGTGATCGCAGGGAGCGCAGACCACATCGCCGCCGCCCTGGCTGCGGGCCTGCTTTCCCCGGGCGAAGCCGTACTGAAGCTGGGCGGCGCTGGAGATTTCCTCTACGCTGTGGATCGGTTTGCCCCCGTGCCCGAGCTCTTCATTGACTTCCACGATGTCCCCGGCCTCTTCGTGCTCAACGGGTGCATGGCCACCACGGGGAGCCTGCTCCGCTGGTTCAGGGATGGCTTCCAGAGGGGGGCCTCCTTCGCGGAACTGGACCGGGAGGCCGAGGGTGTGCCCCCGGGAGGGGAAGGCCTCTTAGTTCTCCCCTACTTTCTCGGGGAAAAGACCCCGGTGCACGACCCGGAGGCCCGGGGGACTGTGGTGGGCCTCACCCTGGCCCACACGCCCGCTCACCTTTGGCGGGCCCTCCTAGAGGGGGTGGGGTACGCCTACCGGCACCATGTGGAGGTCCTACAGGCCCGGGGCCACCGGGTGGAGCGGTACCTCGTCCTGGACGGCGGGGCGAGAAGCCCCCTGTGGCGGAAGATCCTGGCCAGCGTTCTCGAGGCCCCCTTGGTGTACCTGGCAGGGGGGGAGCGGGGAAGCGCCTACGGGGTGGCCTTCCTGGCAGGAGTGGCCGTAGGTCTTTGGGGTTTTGCCGACCTCAGGCGGGAGGTAGCTGGAATCACGGAACCTGAGGCTGAATGGACCTTCTCCTATCGCCGCTTCTATCCCCTCTACCGGGAACTTTACCAAAGACTTAAGGACTTCTACCCAAAGCTGGGGGGTAGCTATGCCTAA